The Podospora pseudopauciseta strain CBS 411.78 chromosome 2 map unlocalized CBS411.78m_2, whole genome shotgun sequence genome has a window encoding:
- a CDS encoding uncharacterized protein (EggNog:ENOG503PHPJ): protein MREAPIPSHSHPDSWHRVQIGCFHRNQPHLLWNTTQGLEQQQASEHTSPDQNWADRYYKGYNYAFKRPTALLKQYPNLFNMNTQAHARLEQQTPAQTATPEPESGDPREFRRWERQAIPSEPFPEFTEPLLASDELINEALEMRSCRSSGGDAEASKRVDAAMLCQSGLLEKLPEFLGQLARVDLDLQTRLASNPESDPVGDNVEITEKPTSELEVLTELTETQARRHGRRVILPGGRPFKLPGEEIEDGRSAGKAGGAESCTVVSDSQDPYGSGDETDASTSTTASLRVKRKRRMDTVSDEDFQPNKIRIQYTAPPTNLARQYKEMLAEHARQNPDGSSSDALADLEFKMPTPERSPSVASLTSIQVIKIKIPEGWSTPESSRSGTPTEPSPPKVIVLVNPRSCSPSPAVASATPSRITKIKVVNSRGNPPTGSVKRSASPTKITKIKVTNFRPTTPVDSASRSTTPNRVPRIKVINRKLSPEALEKAFEVAQERSVSPESSGVPSPSGSTSSSNLEIARSSSSCSNTSLDSTWSATSKTTRIKWANKRSSPAPYQSAPDLPASSSSERSARPMTFKIAKRPRVKSVGEADVRASKLRSSRVFLVDELDMALHEL from the exons GAACACCACTCAAGGGTTAGAACAACAGCAGGCTTCAGAACATACAAGTCCCGACCAG AACTGGGCGGATAGATACTACAAAGGCTACAACTACGCCTTCAAGAGACCAACTGCTCTTCTCAAGCAGTACCCCAACCTGTTCAACATGAACACCCAAG CACACGCCCGGCTGGAACAACAAACACCAGCCCAGACCGCCACGCCCGAGCCAGAGTCGGGAGATCCTCGCGAGTTTCGCCGTTGGGAGAGGCAGGCCATCCCCTCTGAGCCATTCCCAGAATTCACCGAGCCCCTACTGGCTTCCGACGAGCTGATCAACGAAGCTCTTGAGATGCGCTCTTGTCGATcgtctggtggtgatgctgaagcCAGCAAGCGAGTCGATGCCGCCATGCTTTGCCAATCCGGCCTTTTGGAGAAGCTTCCTGAGTTCCTGGGCCAGCTTGCTCGCGTCGATCTTGATCTCCAGACCAGACTTGCCAGCAACCCAGAGTCTGATCCAGTCGGTGACAATGTAGAAATCACCGAGAAGCCGACTTCGGAGCTGGAAGTCCTCACTGAGCTCACAGAGACACAAGCCCGCCGTCATGGTCGGCGTGTTATTTTGCCCGGTGGTCGCCCGTTCAAGCTTCCCGGGGAAGAGATCGAAGACGGCCGCAGTGCCGGCAAGGCTGGCGGTGCTGAGAGCTGCACTGTTGTTTCCGATTCCCAGGACCCCTACGGCAGCGGTGACGAGACGGATGCCTCGACCTCCACCACGGCGAGCCTCCGTGTTAAGCGTAAGCGCAGAATGGACACCGTCTCGGACGAGGATTTCCAGCCCAACAAGATCCGCATTCAATACACCGCGCCGCCCACCAACCTCGCTCGCCAGTACAAGGAGATGTTGGCGGAGCATGCTCGCCAGAATCCCGATGGCTCTTCTAGCGACGCCTTAGCGGACCTTGAGTTTAAGATGCCAACTCCGGAGCGGTCGCCGAGTGTGGCGAGTTTGACAAGCATCCAGGtcatcaagatcaagataCCCGAGGGTTGGTCGACCCCGGAGAGCTCCCGGTCAGGGACTCCCACTGAACCTTCGCCGCCAAAGGTCATTGTTCTCGTGAACCCTCGCTCGTGTTCACCATCTCCGGCTGTCGCTTCTGCGACGCCTTCCCGAAtcaccaagatcaaggtTGTCAACTCACGTGGCAACCCTCCAACTGGCTCTGTCAAACGTTCGGCCTCACCCACCAAGATCACCAAAATTAAGGTGACCAATTTTCGCCCGACCACCCCTGTCGACTCTGCCAGTCGCTCAACGACACCAAACCGGGTGCCGCGTATCAAGGTCATCAACCGGAAGCTCTCCCCCGAAGCCCTAGAGAAGGCCTTCGAGGTAGCGCAGGAGAGGTCGGTCAGTCCCGAGAGCAGCGGCGTGCCTTCGCCCTCGGGAAGCActtccagcagcaacctcGAGATTGCTCGCTCGTCCTCGTCTTGCTCCAACACTTCGCTCGACTCGACCTGGTCTGCCACTTCGAAGACCACGCGGATCAAGTGGGCCAACAAGAGGAGTTCCCCTGCTCCCTACCAGAGTGCTCCTGACCTGCCGGCTTCGTCAAGCTCGGAGAGGTCTGCTAGGCCTATGACCTTCAAGATCGCCAAGCGGCCCCGCGTTAAGAGCGTTGGGGAGGCTGATGTGCGAGCGAGCAAGCTGCGGTCAAGTAGGGTGTTTCTGGTTGATGAGCTCGACATGGCCCTTCATGAACTCTAA